A section of the Euwallacea fornicatus isolate EFF26 chromosome 24, ASM4011564v1, whole genome shotgun sequence genome encodes:
- the LOC136346763 gene encoding probable G-protein coupled receptor frpr-1 isoform X1 translates to MSFYFITSSISFRGEVDIWSQEPTTAGIILYSVVTPVLCCCGIVGNTISLLVLKRKELKGSVYTYLAVLACVDLGTSMVLLLGGISRGIMWDYGWVTYDSLIGLPISGVLATLGVFAIVGLTSDRVIYLWNPIQCTKPKFCNSWVARRVMITSFVIAVLSNLPYCFIYNWQDNGNLTTTSFFDSRLYRAFNWLTLFAFAIIPAIILLMGNGFLILSLRKARKINKKTIVRRTNRCKRRDSTSLTITLVMIIVDFLITNIPESLLSRTAAINLLFQGDRNKANSETLEKWRQICTILAAIDVNTNFVFYYTFCPAFCKALKGICRYKKRKQSNNLQVNVFVLNGAKPNEISNIEEQHQLNKQMQKVLEISRKSFESAFTLNLGEIDTEKTISERSLNYDYEFLAEKPPNYDTAIENAYTPPFSTIIEESVTSSANSDSATYNKNMRRN, encoded by the exons ATGAGCTTCTATTTCATAACTTCATCGATATCTTTTAGGGGAGAAGTTGATATTTGGAGCCAAGAACCTACAACTGCTG GGATTATTCTGTATTCAGTGGTAACGCCTGTGCTCTGCTGTTGTGGAATTGTAGGGAACACTATATCCTTATTGGTGTTGAAGCGCAAAGAGCTTAAAGGCTCTGTATATACTTATCTGGCGG TTTTGGCCTGTGTGGATTTGGGTACATCCATGGTACTCCTTCTTGGAGGTATCAGTCGGGGAATAATGTGGGACTATGGATGGGTCACTTACGACTCCTTGATCGGACTACCTATCAGCGGTGTTCTAGCAACCCTTGGAGTTTTTGCTATTGTTGGTCTTACCTCTG ACAGAGTAATATACTTGTGGAACCCAATTCAGTGTACAAAACCGAAGTTTTGTAATTCTTGGGTCGCCAGAAGAGTCATGATTACCAGTTTTGTAATTGCTGTACTCTCAAATCTACCTTATTGTTTCATTTACAATTGGCAAGATAACGGAAATTTGACCACGACGTCTTTTTTTGATTCCAG GTTGTATAGAGCATTTAACTGGTTGACCCTATTTGCATTTGCAATAATTCCAGCTATAATTTTACTGATGGGCAACGGTTTTCTCATACTATCCTTACGAAAAGctagaaaaattaacaaaaaaaccatAGTGCGTCGTACAAATAGGTGCAAGAGACGA GATTCGACAAGTCTAACCATTACTCTGGTAATGATCATCGTCGATTTTCTAATCACCAATATTCCTGAAAGCTTACTGTCCAGAACTGCAGCTATTAACCTGCTGTTCCAGGGCGACCGTAACAAAGCCAATTCGGAAACTCTAGAGAAATGGCGACAAATTTGCACGATTTTAGCTGCAATTGATGTTAACACAAATTTCGTGTTTTACTACACGTTTTGCCCGGCATTTTGTAAGGCTTTAAAAGGGATTTGTCGGTATAAAAAGAGAAAGCAATCAAACAATTTACAA gtTAATGTGTTTGTGCTAAATGGGGCGAAACCGAACGAAATATCAAACATAGAAGAGCAGCACCAACTTAACAAGCAAATGCAGAAAGTGCTggaaatttccaggaaaagcTTTGAATCGGCGTTTACATTGAATTTGGGAGAGATCGATACCGAAAAGACTATAAGTGAACGTTCGTTGAACTATGATTACGAATTTTTAGCTGAGAAACCGCCGAACTACGATACTGCTATTGAAAATGCGTACACTCCACCTTTCAGCACTATAATCGAGGAATCAGTTACGAGCAGTGCCAATTCGGATAGTGCTACCTACAACAAGAATATGCGAAGAAACTGA
- the LOC136346763 gene encoding uncharacterized protein isoform X2, with product MVLLLGGISRGIMWDYGWVTYDSLIGLPISGVLATLGVFAIVGLTSDRVIYLWNPIQCTKPKFCNSWVARRVMITSFVIAVLSNLPYCFIYNWQDNGNLTTTSFFDSRLYRAFNWLTLFAFAIIPAIILLMGNGFLILSLRKARKINKKTIVRRTNRCKRRDSTSLTITLVMIIVDFLITNIPESLLSRTAAINLLFQGDRNKANSETLEKWRQICTILAAIDVNTNFVFYYTFCPAFCKALKGICRYKKRKQSNNLQVNVFVLNGAKPNEISNIEEQHQLNKQMQKVLEISRKSFESAFTLNLGEIDTEKTISERSLNYDYEFLAEKPPNYDTAIENAYTPPFSTIIEESVTSSANSDSATYNKNMRRN from the exons ATGGTACTCCTTCTTGGAGGTATCAGTCGGGGAATAATGTGGGACTATGGATGGGTCACTTACGACTCCTTGATCGGACTACCTATCAGCGGTGTTCTAGCAACCCTTGGAGTTTTTGCTATTGTTGGTCTTACCTCTG ACAGAGTAATATACTTGTGGAACCCAATTCAGTGTACAAAACCGAAGTTTTGTAATTCTTGGGTCGCCAGAAGAGTCATGATTACCAGTTTTGTAATTGCTGTACTCTCAAATCTACCTTATTGTTTCATTTACAATTGGCAAGATAACGGAAATTTGACCACGACGTCTTTTTTTGATTCCAG GTTGTATAGAGCATTTAACTGGTTGACCCTATTTGCATTTGCAATAATTCCAGCTATAATTTTACTGATGGGCAACGGTTTTCTCATACTATCCTTACGAAAAGctagaaaaattaacaaaaaaaccatAGTGCGTCGTACAAATAGGTGCAAGAGACGA GATTCGACAAGTCTAACCATTACTCTGGTAATGATCATCGTCGATTTTCTAATCACCAATATTCCTGAAAGCTTACTGTCCAGAACTGCAGCTATTAACCTGCTGTTCCAGGGCGACCGTAACAAAGCCAATTCGGAAACTCTAGAGAAATGGCGACAAATTTGCACGATTTTAGCTGCAATTGATGTTAACACAAATTTCGTGTTTTACTACACGTTTTGCCCGGCATTTTGTAAGGCTTTAAAAGGGATTTGTCGGTATAAAAAGAGAAAGCAATCAAACAATTTACAA gtTAATGTGTTTGTGCTAAATGGGGCGAAACCGAACGAAATATCAAACATAGAAGAGCAGCACCAACTTAACAAGCAAATGCAGAAAGTGCTggaaatttccaggaaaagcTTTGAATCGGCGTTTACATTGAATTTGGGAGAGATCGATACCGAAAAGACTATAAGTGAACGTTCGTTGAACTATGATTACGAATTTTTAGCTGAGAAACCGCCGAACTACGATACTGCTATTGAAAATGCGTACACTCCACCTTTCAGCACTATAATCGAGGAATCAGTTACGAGCAGTGCCAATTCGGATAGTGCTACCTACAACAAGAATATGCGAAGAAACTGA
- the LOC136346718 gene encoding uncharacterized protein, translating into MKIFILVLIITTSGATFHNLKPNKLYKTLVEPLVDGALQGFFTRGILDPIGHFLTGGKYRHHKKYKYHNDHESHYYGDPYHYNEHEFYLHHGGPPAIYHVHHCGSRGDYDHHHEGHSDSPGYYTPESFYDHIGHYGSVPYAGGFPYGGVHHGAEERFGHYHHY; encoded by the exons ATGAAGATATTT ATTCTCGTACTAATTATCACTACCTCAGGAGCCACCTTCCATAACCTGAAACCTAACAAACTATACAAGACCTTAGTAGAACCCTTAGTCGATGGAGCCTTGCAAGGGTTTTTTACTAGAGGCATTCTGGACCCAATAGGGCACTTCTTAACTGGAGGAAAATATAGACATCACAAGAAATATAAGTATCACAACGATCACGAGAGCCATTATTATGGTGATCCGTATCACTATAACGAGCACGAATTTTATTTGCACCATGGGGGACCTCCAGCAATCTATCATGTGCACCACTGCGGATCTCGCGGAGACTATGACCATCACCATGAAGGCCACTCTGATTCTCCTGGATATTATACTCCTGAGAGCTTTTACGACCACATCGGACATTATGGCTCTGTCCCTTATGCTGGAGGTTTTCCTTATGGTGGTGTTCATCACGGTGCTGAGGAACGTTTTGGTCATTATCATcactattaa